TCGAACAAACCAATATTCCTCAACCAATGCTCGGTATTCTCCAAGCTTTGCCCAACACCGCCCTCTGGAACCGCCTGCAAAAAGAGGAGCGTTTAATACAGGGCTTGGGCGCTACTGAAGTCGGAGACCAGAATACCTTGATGAATTTTGTTCCTACTCGCCCCATTGCTGAAATTGCTAAAGAGTATGTGGAAGGCTTCTGGACGCTCTACGAACCTACAAAATATCTCAGACGCTGTTTTCAGCAATGCCTTTCGATTAGCTCAAGAGCAGACCGAAAGCAGACCATGCAATTTTCTCCTGGTAAGGGGTTGGGTCTCATTGCCCAGTTAATTTGGCATCAAGGTATCCGCCGACCGGAAATTCGGGAGCAGTTTTGGCGACAACTATGGACGATTCTGCGGAGAAAGCCGCAAGTTCTCAATATGTATTTGGGTTTATGTGCTGCTGGAGAACATTTTTGGGAGTACCGCGCTTTAGCCAGGGAACGGATTACCGAACAGCTAGGCTACGACCCACTGAAAGTTTCTGTAAAAGCTGAGTCAGAACCAATGCTTGTGAGGTCTTGATTTGACTTAGAATGTACATAAATTAACACTTTTACGTGCCTAGAGGTGGCAAGGCACCCTACAATTTGCCTCAATTGAACGATGCGATCGCTCTGACTGGTATTTGAATGATAAACTCAGATCCTTTTCCCGGTTCTGACAAACATTCGATCGTGCCACCATGCTTCTCTACGACAATTTTGTAACTAATCGATAACCCCAGTCCGGTTCCTTTGCCGACTGGTTTTGTCGTAAAGAACGGATCGAACAACCGTTTTTTCACTTCTTCCGTCATTCCTGCACCATTATCTTTTATTCGGATGATTAAGCTGTCGCTGTCAAGCATTTTTGTGACAATGTGAATCTGCATATTTTGGATTTGGAATTTCTCCTCTGCTTCTGACAAAGCATCGATCGCATTGGCAAGGACGTTCATAAATACCTGATTTAGCTGTCCCGCATAACATTCGATCTTCGGCAGATTACCGTAGTCTTTAATAACTTTAATACTGCGGTTTTTACCGCTGCCTTTTAAGCGGCTCTCTAAAATCATCAGGGTATTATCAATTCCCTCGTGAATATCCACAGGCTTCATTTCTGCTTCGTCAAGGCGAGAGAAATTTCGTAGCGACAACACAATTAGACGAATGCGATCGGCACCTATTCTCATTGAAGACAATAGTTTGGGCAGGTCTTCAAGCAAAAATTCTAAGTCAATATCTTCAATTTTATCTTGAATTTGCCTTGCGGGATTGGGATAGTGTTCCTGATAGAGATGCAATAATTCCAGCAAATCTTCAATATACTCTTTAGCGTGGATGAGATTGCCATTGATAAAATTGACTGGGTTATTAATTTCATGGGCAATTCCTGCTACCATTTGTCCCAAGCTGGACATTTTTTCTTGTTGGACGAGTTGACTTTGGGTGTGCTGTAATTTATGTAAAGCCTGGGTAAGTTGTTGAGCTTGTGCTTGTGCAGCTAAGGCGCTGGCGCGAGTTTGGGCGTAGAATTCGCTTTGATCGATCGCGAGCGCTACTTGATCGCACACCGCTTGCAGCAGTTCTACTTCGCTGTCGCTCCAATAACGAGAACCATTACAATGGCTACAGGCGATCGCCCCAAACTGACCGGAATGAGTTTTGAGCGGTATCAGCAGTAGCGAGGTAATACCCAGATCGATCGACATTTCTTGCGTTTCAAGATCTAAACTTGATTCCCTCACTGCGTCTATCCTAATTATTTCTAAATTCCGGATCTTGTCAAACAAGGTATTAATACGTTCTGCCGAAAAATCACCAAGCAGACTGGATAAATTTGAGTCTTGTGCTTCGTGAGTGATAGTTATTCTTGGGTTTTGGCAATAGGGGAAATACCATAAAAAATGACATCTATCGATTTGCAACAAGTCGCGTACTTCCTTTACAGCTATTTCTAAAATGCTGTTAAAGTCGAGACAATGACGCAGTTTACTTGCCAGCTTAAGCAGCAGAGTTTCGCCGCGATTTTGTTGTTTTTCTCGCGCTAAAAATCTCTCCATTGCCAAGCCTATATTATTGGCAATCCAACCTAATACTATATCCTCTATTTCTGTGAAATATTCCTTGCCAAAAAGTATGATTGCTCCCACCAGGTTATTTTCGACAACTAGAGTATATAAGCGGCTGCTAAAAGGTGTATTCCTGAAGTTACAAGGTAATAATCGAGCTTTGAGATTTTCTAAGTAATCCTCTTGGCAAAAAATCGTCTTTGGCAAGCTGGCTGTATAAATATCTTTTCCCCCAAACGCCACCCTTGTCAGGGTATTGCTTTTTTGGTCAAAAGTCCAAATACATACATTAGTTGTCTTCAGATAATGGGCGATTATCTCCGAGCAAATTTGGAGAACTTCTGATAAACTTCCGTCCTTTGACAAAGTGGCGGCGACTTCTGCTCCCAATGTGATTAGGTGTGTTGGTGCAGCTTGTATGTCGCATTCTCGCTGAGGGTGCATTAAGCATTTTCCTGCTGCCTTTGGGTAACGCTGCCGTGACAGTTTTGTTTTTTTTGCTTTGCTTGTCAATAAGTTTCTCATTATTAACTTTTTCTCCTCTGAGGTCTTGGTAGTTGCGGGATTTGGGGTGTTAAGTTTTTTAAACCGCCCCAAATTCCTGTTTTGTACTGAGGTGAGTCTATCTACTACAAACAAAAACACAAATTATGTATTTTTGTAACCAAAGATAAGGTTGACAATGTAGAGTTTTCGTAAAAAAAATTAACTTTTTTATGGAAATTAACAAATGCTCCAAAAAGTTGTACTTAATTCTGTACTATTTATTATAGGACAGACGCAGTATGTTTATTTAAATCTTGAATGAAGTGTAAAAAAATACTAATACCTGTTTCTATATGGCTTCTCTCCCGATGCGGTACACCTGAGCGGGACAACTAAGGAAGATTGCGGAGAAGCTTTCTAAAATCCGTAATTAAACGGTGATCGTGGCTCGGCAAATTTGGCAAATTTAAATAAGAGGAGGGAAAGTTTATCGTAGAAATATGCAAACCTATTTTGACTGCCAGCAGATTTGTTGCTCACAGAGATTGCTATGTTTGGAAACCAAGGTTAGCGCGGCTGCATTTGCTATTCATTGCCCTGGGCGTTCTAGCTTATGGCTCGATCGGCTTCACCCAGCTTTAGTGTACGCAGCCCAGACCAAATCTGCGTACCCCTGGATGTTTCGGATCTTTGAAATATTTATCTGTGCTGGCGGGGCAACCGATCTGATGGAAATTGGGATACCAAAGCATCCTACCTATTCGGTGTGGGGGTCGATCGAACTGATTACTGCCTGAAGTTAAGCAGACACAGATGTAAAGCTCTAGTTCGGCAAGTGCAGTCTTTACCAACACACAGCTAGAAGACAAGAAAGATTTTCCCCAAGGAATTAAAATTGAAAAAGGGAACCGGATGACCGGGCAGAAGGAAGGATAAAAAATTTTCATACATTGTGGTGTACGCATTTCGACTCTTATGTGCGTAATCCAACGATCGTAAAAGAGGAAGCTGTGATGAAAGAGATTTTAGTTGTGGATGACTCAGCAACGATGCGACGCATGGTAATGGCATCGCTGCGAGATCTAAAAAATGTAAATTTTAAAGAAGCAAACAACGGTTTGGAAGCGATCGAACAGCTGGTAATCGCACCAGTCGATTTGATGATTCTAGATCTCAATATGCCGGATCTGCACGGATTGGAGGTGTTGCAGTTTGTCCGCTCTCATCAAAGCTACACTTCCATTCCCATTATCGTGTTGACGACTAGAGGCGACGAATCCAGTCGTAATGCCGCTCTTGCAGCTGGCGCGTCCCGTTATCTGACAAAACCGTTTGAACCTCGCTCGTTTGCGCTGGCGGCACAAGAGTTATTAAATCAGAATCTCTGTCAGTTGTGAGTTGCCTGGTGTTAATTGTTAATTTTTTGGAACGATCGCTGGTAATTAACCGATCGCTATATAACTTTGACTGATGACTCGATCGATAGCAAATGACGAATTTATTTAGCAGCTTTCTAGACGATTATTTTGCCGAA
The Aerosakkonema funiforme FACHB-1375 genome window above contains:
- a CDS encoding response regulator; this translates as MKEILVVDDSATMRRMVMASLRDLKNVNFKEANNGLEAIEQLVIAPVDLMILDLNMPDLHGLEVLQFVRSHQSYTSIPIIVLTTRGDESSRNAALAAGASRYLTKPFEPRSFALAAQELLNQNLCQL
- a CDS encoding GAF domain-containing sensor histidine kinase is translated as MHPQRECDIQAAPTHLITLGAEVAATLSKDGSLSEVLQICSEIIAHYLKTTNVCIWTFDQKSNTLTRVAFGGKDIYTASLPKTIFCQEDYLENLKARLLPCNFRNTPFSSRLYTLVVENNLVGAIILFGKEYFTEIEDIVLGWIANNIGLAMERFLAREKQQNRGETLLLKLASKLRHCLDFNSILEIAVKEVRDLLQIDRCHFLWYFPYCQNPRITITHEAQDSNLSSLLGDFSAERINTLFDKIRNLEIIRIDAVRESSLDLETQEMSIDLGITSLLLIPLKTHSGQFGAIACSHCNGSRYWSDSEVELLQAVCDQVALAIDQSEFYAQTRASALAAQAQAQQLTQALHKLQHTQSQLVQQEKMSSLGQMVAGIAHEINNPVNFINGNLIHAKEYIEDLLELLHLYQEHYPNPARQIQDKIEDIDLEFLLEDLPKLLSSMRIGADRIRLIVLSLRNFSRLDEAEMKPVDIHEGIDNTLMILESRLKGSGKNRSIKVIKDYGNLPKIECYAGQLNQVFMNVLANAIDALSEAEEKFQIQNMQIHIVTKMLDSDSLIIRIKDNGAGMTEEVKKRLFDPFFTTKPVGKGTGLGLSISYKIVVEKHGGTIECLSEPGKGSEFIIQIPVRAIASFN